The following proteins come from a genomic window of Streptococcus pneumoniae:
- the rpoE gene encoding DNA-directed RNA polymerase subunit delta, producing the protein MELEVFAGQEKSELSMIEVARAILELRGRDHEMHFSDLVNEIQNYLGTSNSDIREALPLFYTELNFDGSFISLGDNKWGLRSWYGVDEIDEEIIALEENDDDEVAPKAKKKRVNAFMDGDSDAIDYNADDPEDEDAYEADPALSYDDENPDDEKNEVEAYDAEINEIAPDDLGEDVDLNEDDDEFSDDDAETSEE; encoded by the coding sequence TTGGAATTAGAAGTATTTGCTGGGCAAGAAAAAAGTGAACTATCTATGATTGAGGTAGCGCGTGCTATCTTGGAACTTCGTGGTCGCGATCATGAGATGCATTTTAGCGATCTTGTAAACGAAATTCAAAACTACCTTGGAACATCAAACAGCGATATCCGCGAAGCTTTGCCTTTGTTCTACACAGAGTTGAACTTTGACGGTAGCTTCATCTCACTTGGGGACAACAAATGGGGTCTTCGTTCATGGTATGGTGTGGACGAAATCGACGAAGAAATCATCGCTCTTGAAGAAAATGACGACGATGAAGTAGCACCAAAAGCTAAGAAAAAACGTGTCAATGCCTTTATGGATGGTGATTCAGATGCCATTGACTACAATGCAGATGATCCAGAAGACGAAGATGCATACGAAGCAGATCCAGCTCTTTCATACGATGATGAAAATCCAGATGATGAAAAAAATGAAGTGGAAGCTTATGATGCAGAAATCAACGAAATCGCTCCAGATGACTTGGGAGAAGATGTGGATCTCAACGAAGACGACGACGAGTTTTCAGATGACGACGCTGAAACCAGCGAGGAATAA